The Erythrobacter sp. Alg231-14 genome has a segment encoding these proteins:
- a CDS encoding C13 family peptidase yields MLFRVAIGIAALSLCVVPLSAQSERPANQPPEHTEPFPNLGTGGSREEIVESLALSPQLRRGVPVQEMLEDQRRLNRSLTGLQPQRRGTVDAYVVTIALDSDPVFAREAREAGRVLSRRYDGAGRTLTLAGPDGARDDLPRGSIESLLISLAHIAEVMDTEEDVLVLYTTSHGNKLGLAYHYGDTGYGILSPSRLASALDEVGIKRRILVISACFSGVFVPALAGANTAILTAAASERNSFGCEPQNDWTFYGDAMINRAMRQPQPLSEVARAANRTVAGWETQRRLLASLPQSAFGSGVAAWLPQLEARMPQTATDPVGRPAIGE; encoded by the coding sequence ATGCTCTTTCGTGTCGCTATTGGCATTGCCGCCTTGTCGCTTTGTGTTGTGCCGTTGTCCGCTCAATCTGAGCGACCGGCAAACCAGCCGCCTGAACACACAGAACCGTTCCCCAATCTGGGAACCGGCGGCAGCAGGGAAGAGATCGTCGAAAGTTTGGCATTGTCACCGCAATTGCGCCGCGGTGTTCCCGTGCAGGAAATGTTGGAAGATCAACGACGACTCAACCGATCGCTAACCGGACTGCAACCGCAAAGGCGCGGCACAGTGGACGCCTATGTCGTTACCATCGCTTTGGATAGCGATCCTGTGTTTGCCCGCGAAGCGCGCGAGGCGGGCCGTGTATTGTCGCGGCGATACGATGGGGCCGGCCGCACTTTGACACTAGCGGGTCCAGATGGCGCGCGTGATGATTTGCCGCGCGGATCAATTGAAAGCTTGCTGATCAGTTTGGCGCATATCGCAGAGGTAATGGATACAGAAGAGGATGTGCTGGTCCTCTACACGACCAGCCACGGCAACAAATTGGGACTGGCCTATCACTACGGCGACACGGGCTACGGGATCCTATCCCCTTCGCGATTGGCAAGCGCATTGGATGAAGTCGGTATCAAACGGCGGATCTTGGTGATCAGCGCGTGTTTCTCCGGCGTGTTTGTCCCTGCTTTGGCCGGTGCAAACACAGCAATCCTGACCGCCGCCGCATCGGAACGCAATTCATTCGGGTGCGAGCCGCAAAACGATTGGACGTTTTACGGTGATGCGATGATCAACCGGGCCATGCGCCAACCGCAACCGTTGAGCGAAGTGGCGCGAGCGGCCAATCGAACGGTCGCCGGATGGGAGACGCAGCGTCGGTTGCTTGCGTCTTTACCGCAATCCGCATTCGGCTCCGGCGTTGCGGCGTGGTTGCCGCAATTGGAGGCGCGGATGCCGCAAACGGCGACCGATCCGGTCGGGCGCCCCGCAATCGGCGAATAG
- a CDS encoding peptidylprolyl isomerase, translated as MTFLAPLLLPLSMMVLAQVQADDESQIANPEEAASQTPIIVEGSTSDPEIRAQTGSRIPGEPLYRDINVATSTGIAGLTPGSGISPFHGANPVNKRITSTCVSDNDAVGERASCLLIQGRDAVAEDDIVAATDIYRFLVSNDEFGPEERLAGGTELYNLAGVIGDVVLREEALIRLMESGVLEEAQERGAMRTLIDMAIARNANALAIARLQEFVSTGEVRPEDFANLAILSRDAGQSGAKDAMRSAIELQRDLDQPVDQGWLDFVRDTSNIGSENDQSEPAEFTTTDVILNTDIGPITIALEMERAPITAGNFLRYVQEGRFDGIAFYRAMHVEWGDGPNGLIQGGAQWDPDRILPGIPHEPTTITGLSHTRGALSMAMGEPGTANGDFSIMVGDQTGLDAKPESDDPVWQNGYAVFGYVTDGMDVVMAIHAAPLDPDAGEGWMKGQMLAQPVTIIDARVVDTDPPTAQ; from the coding sequence ATGACATTCCTTGCCCCCCTCCTCCTTCCGCTTAGCATGATGGTTTTGGCGCAGGTTCAAGCCGACGACGAATCGCAAATCGCCAATCCCGAAGAAGCCGCCTCGCAAACACCCATCATTGTCGAAGGAAGCACGAGCGATCCCGAAATCCGTGCGCAAACAGGGTCGCGCATTCCGGGCGAACCGCTGTACCGCGACATCAATGTTGCTACATCAACGGGCATTGCAGGCCTAACACCTGGATCAGGCATCAGCCCGTTCCACGGCGCGAACCCGGTCAACAAGCGCATCACTTCCACCTGTGTCAGCGACAATGACGCGGTTGGCGAACGGGCGTCGTGTTTGTTGATACAAGGTCGCGATGCGGTTGCCGAAGACGATATTGTCGCCGCGACTGACATTTACCGTTTCCTCGTCAGCAACGATGAATTTGGACCCGAAGAACGGCTTGCTGGGGGAACCGAGCTTTACAATCTGGCGGGCGTTATCGGCGATGTCGTCCTGCGCGAAGAGGCGTTGATCCGTTTGATGGAAAGCGGCGTTTTGGAAGAAGCGCAGGAACGCGGTGCGATGCGCACATTGATCGATATGGCCATCGCTCGCAACGCCAACGCGCTGGCGATCGCCCGTCTTCAAGAATTCGTATCCACCGGCGAAGTTCGACCCGAAGATTTTGCAAATCTGGCCATCCTAAGCCGCGATGCAGGCCAATCAGGCGCAAAAGATGCGATGCGGAGCGCGATTGAATTGCAGCGCGATCTGGATCAGCCGGTGGACCAAGGGTGGTTGGATTTTGTACGCGACACGTCAAACATTGGGTCGGAAAACGATCAAAGCGAACCGGCGGAATTCACGACAACGGATGTGATCCTCAACACCGATATAGGGCCCATCACGATCGCGTTGGAAATGGAGCGCGCTCCGATCACCGCCGGCAATTTCCTTCGCTATGTCCAAGAAGGGCGGTTTGACGGCATCGCGTTTTACCGCGCAATGCATGTCGAATGGGGCGATGGTCCCAACGGTCTTATCCAAGGGGGCGCCCAATGGGACCCTGACCGGATTCTGCCCGGCATTCCTCATGAACCGACAACGATCACCGGATTGAGCCACACGCGCGGTGCGTTGTCGATGGCGATGGGCGAGCCCGGAACGGCCAATGGTGATTTTTCGATCATGGTAGGCGACCAAACAGGGTTGGACGCAAAGCCAGAATCCGATGACCCCGTCTGGCAGAATGGATATGCGGTTTTTGGCTACGTTACCGACGGAATGGACGTTGTGATGGCAATCCACGCCGCGCCGCTTGATCCCGATGCGGGCGAAGGGTGGATGAAGGGGCAAATGCTGGCCCAACCGGTTACGATTATCGATGCGCGCGTGGTCGACACCGATCCGCCAACGGCGCAATAA
- a CDS encoding BlaI/MecI/CopY family transcriptional regulator gives MTQSDKPERISEAEHAVMEALWNGGTLTAAEVCAAVCEQRDWSLATVKTLLSRLVQKQAIETRPDGRRFLYTPLIARSDYVGGESRRLVDRLFGGKAASLVAHLAQTEALSDDDVSEIEALLKELKQ, from the coding sequence TTGACCCAGTCAGATAAACCAGAACGCATCAGCGAAGCAGAGCACGCCGTGATGGAGGCGCTTTGGAATGGCGGCACATTGACCGCCGCAGAAGTGTGCGCGGCGGTGTGCGAACAACGCGATTGGTCGTTGGCGACGGTAAAGACGTTGTTGTCGAGACTGGTTCAAAAACAGGCGATTGAAACGCGCCCCGATGGCCGTCGCTTCCTTTACACGCCTTTGATCGCTCGATCCGACTACGTCGGCGGGGAATCGCGCCGCTTGGTCGATCGCTTGTTCGGAGGAAAGGCTGCATCATTGGTGGCGCATCTGGCCCAAACAGAGGCGTTGAGCGACGATGACGTGTCCGAGATTGAGGCGTTGTTGAAGGAGTTGAAGCAATGA
- a CDS encoding M56 family metallopeptidase, producing the protein MTSWLFETLIWTAVLIAAVLMVRRPVARWFGPQFAYALWLIPAIRLVLPPIELPAWMRPTQSLSQSMPFAGESVDPSAAALEELQFLNLNPANPVATTDGPVGVEAAAPDGTAPITPSLNVDMETLIHVGTQIGIAVWLIGAAIFLYIRFGHYFRLRNDLLTDAIEVGRDGPIRLIETPGTDAPLAFGVIDKVVALPIGFLAQPDRVARDLALAHELAHHRGRDLLINVAVQPLFALHWFNPLGRYGWLALRRDQEAACDARVLAAQPATKRAAYADLIVSFAAGQNTAPHCAIAAPMACPVLGEKSIIHRLRSLNMNNTSHTRRLTGRIMLGAAVLALPLTASISYAASELPAEPAPPAPPSAPSASSFGIAPPTPPAPPVAPLAPGDAPTVQSATIITVDPDTGETRDVVREESVIVITDDERKELEERTERRIETIRMSYSDGVMTEEQMEEIMAEVRMGLEEANEALENVPALIEEAMAEAEGAEGRTIVTMSCDNSTDEVATTTENADGTRTVMLCQARVMAHALEGLKEAREQIASSDEMSAQMRERIVRQLDQQIEEWDANVSRSQS; encoded by the coding sequence ATGACAAGCTGGCTCTTCGAAACGCTCATTTGGACGGCGGTATTGATCGCCGCAGTGTTGATGGTCCGCCGCCCCGTTGCGCGATGGTTTGGCCCGCAATTTGCCTACGCCTTGTGGTTGATCCCTGCGATCCGCCTTGTACTTCCGCCGATTGAATTGCCGGCATGGATGCGGCCCACACAATCGCTATCCCAATCGATGCCATTTGCCGGTGAAAGCGTTGATCCGTCGGCTGCGGCCTTGGAAGAATTGCAGTTTCTAAACCTCAATCCCGCCAATCCAGTTGCGACAACAGATGGACCTGTGGGTGTTGAGGCGGCGGCGCCCGATGGGACCGCTCCGATTACCCCTTCGCTGAACGTTGATATGGAAACCCTAATCCATGTCGGCACCCAAATCGGCATTGCGGTGTGGTTGATCGGCGCCGCCATCTTTCTCTACATCCGCTTCGGCCATTATTTCCGTCTGCGGAACGATCTGTTGACCGACGCCATCGAAGTGGGTCGGGATGGGCCGATCCGTTTGATCGAAACGCCGGGAACAGACGCGCCTTTGGCATTCGGTGTGATCGACAAAGTTGTTGCCTTGCCGATTGGATTTCTGGCTCAACCGGACCGGGTCGCGCGTGATTTGGCATTGGCACACGAATTGGCGCACCATCGCGGACGTGACCTGTTGATCAATGTCGCCGTTCAACCGTTGTTCGCGTTGCATTGGTTTAACCCATTGGGCCGGTACGGATGGTTGGCGTTGCGCCGCGATCAAGAGGCAGCCTGTGACGCGCGCGTTCTGGCCGCGCAACCGGCGACCAAACGCGCCGCCTATGCCGATCTCATTGTAAGTTTTGCTGCCGGTCAAAACACCGCGCCGCATTGCGCAATCGCCGCCCCTATGGCGTGCCCAGTCTTGGGCGAAAAATCGATAATCCACCGTTTGAGGAGCCTGAATATGAACAACACATCGCACACGCGCCGCCTGACCGGACGCATTATGTTGGGCGCGGCCGTGCTGGCTTTGCCGCTCACCGCTTCGATCAGTTACGCCGCCAGCGAACTGCCCGCTGAACCGGCGCCGCCTGCGCCGCCATCCGCGCCGTCCGCGTCAAGCTTTGGCATTGCACCCCCAACGCCGCCCGCACCGCCGGTCGCTCCGTTGGCACCCGGCGATGCGCCTACCGTGCAAAGCGCCACGATCATCACGGTCGATCCCGACACCGGCGAAACCCGTGACGTTGTCCGCGAAGAATCCGTCATCGTCATCACCGATGATGAACGAAAAGAATTGGAAGAGCGCACAGAACGCCGGATTGAAACGATCCGCATGTCTTACAGCGACGGTGTGATGACCGAAGAGCAGATGGAAGAGATCATGGCCGAAGTGCGCATGGGCCTTGAAGAAGCGAACGAAGCGTTGGAAAATGTCCCGGCTTTGATCGAAGAAGCCATGGCCGAAGCGGAAGGCGCAGAAGGCCGCACCATCGTGACGATGTCATGCGACAATTCGACCGATGAAGTCGCCACCACAACCGAGAATGCCGACGGTACCCGCACAGTTATGCTGTGTCAGGCGCGGGTCATGGCCCATGCTCTCGAAGGGTTGAAAGAAGCCCGCGAACAAATCGCCAGCAGCGACGAAATGTCGGCTCAAATGCGCGAAAGGATCGTGCGTCAATTGGACCAACAAATCGAAGAGTGGGACGCGAATGTAAGCCGGTCACAAAGCTAA
- the ypfJ gene encoding KPN_02809 family neutral zinc metallopeptidase, producing the protein MRLNPFDTSKIKVRSSRSGGGRGMRRAGGAGCGTLVIALIAALAFGIDPGQTIAVLGGIEQTQSAPQSSGDDLTEQQVCNMGPYAREACEALTSLNETWEPEFARAGIAFEQPTLDLYRDGRVATEGCGSASSASGPFYCPADLGIYIDTSFYEQLAQMSGTGGDFARLYVIAHEYGHHIQNMTGLASQVRSLQQRNPQQSNQLQVRMELQADCYAGVWAGKNRSRIERGDMEEGLRAASAIGDDTLMSRAGQRINPENFTHGTSRQRMDALRRGLESADDAACDTYFDFR; encoded by the coding sequence ATGCGGCTCAATCCATTTGACACGTCCAAGATCAAAGTGCGTTCCAGCAGGAGCGGCGGTGGCCGAGGCATGCGCCGCGCCGGCGGGGCAGGATGCGGAACTTTGGTGATCGCTTTGATCGCGGCGTTGGCATTTGGGATTGATCCGGGGCAAACCATCGCCGTTCTGGGCGGAATTGAACAAACGCAAAGCGCACCGCAATCCTCTGGTGATGATCTGACCGAACAACAGGTCTGTAACATGGGCCCCTATGCGCGCGAAGCGTGTGAGGCGCTGACCAGTTTAAACGAAACGTGGGAGCCAGAATTTGCGCGGGCGGGCATTGCGTTCGAACAACCCACGCTTGACCTCTATCGAGACGGCCGCGTGGCGACCGAAGGATGCGGCAGCGCCAGTTCTGCATCGGGACCGTTTTATTGTCCGGCCGACCTCGGCATCTATATCGACACGAGCTTTTACGAACAGCTTGCGCAAATGTCCGGCACGGGAGGCGATTTTGCCCGCCTGTATGTGATCGCGCATGAATATGGCCACCACATTCAAAACATGACCGGTTTGGCCAGTCAGGTGCGCAGCCTTCAACAACGCAATCCGCAACAATCGAACCAATTGCAGGTCCGCATGGAATTGCAGGCCGATTGTTACGCCGGTGTTTGGGCGGGCAAGAATCGAAGCCGGATCGAGCGCGGCGACATGGAAGAAGGTCTGCGCGCGGCCAGCGCGATCGGCGATGACACATTAATGAGCCGTGCCGGACAGCGCATCAATCCCGAAAATTTCACACACGGAACAAGTAGGCAGCGCATGGACGCGTTGCGCAGAGGATTGGAGAGTGCCGATGACGCAGCGTGCGACACCTATTTCGATTTCCGCTAA
- a CDS encoding 3-hydroxybutyrate dehydrogenase, whose translation MLKSDSDSGRPASSGLSGKRALVTGSTSGIGLAIARALHNEGAHVILNGLGDPDEIAALTQEMDATFNGANLLDPAAIESMMGDIGPIDILINNAGMQHVAPVEEFPTDKWEAIIALNLTAAFHTTRFAVSAMKEAGWGRIINTASAHSLTASPFKSAYNASKHGIVGFTKTVALELAQTGVTANCISPGYVWTPLIEGQIPDTMEARGLTRDEVINDVLLAKQPTKKFVQPAEIGALAVFLCREEAGNVTGANWSIDGGWTAE comes from the coding sequence ATGCTCAAGAGCGACAGCGATAGCGGCCGACCCGCATCATCGGGCCTTTCAGGCAAACGGGCGCTGGTCACCGGCTCAACATCGGGGATCGGGCTCGCGATTGCGCGGGCTTTGCACAATGAAGGGGCTCACGTCATCCTAAACGGATTGGGCGATCCCGATGAAATCGCTGCGTTGACGCAAGAGATGGATGCCACATTCAACGGGGCCAATTTGTTGGATCCGGCTGCGATCGAATCCATGATGGGCGATATCGGTCCGATCGATATCCTGATCAACAATGCCGGGATGCAACATGTTGCCCCGGTCGAAGAATTTCCCACCGATAAATGGGAAGCGATCATCGCTCTCAATTTGACGGCTGCGTTCCACACCACGCGGTTTGCAGTTTCCGCGATGAAAGAGGCCGGGTGGGGACGCATTATCAACACGGCGTCGGCGCATTCATTGACCGCATCTCCATTCAAAAGCGCGTACAATGCCAGCAAGCATGGCATTGTGGGCTTTACGAAAACTGTGGCACTGGAATTGGCGCAAACCGGCGTGACCGCCAATTGCATCAGCCCAGGCTATGTCTGGACGCCGCTTATTGAAGGGCAGATCCCCGATACAATGGAGGCCCGTGGCCTAACCCGCGATGAAGTCATCAACGATGTCTTACTGGCGAAACAACCCACCAAGAAATTCGTGCAACCCGCAGAGATTGGCGCCTTGGCGGTGTTTTTGTGCCGCGAAGAGGCGGGCAATGTCACCGGTGCCAATTGGAGCATTGATGGGGGTTGGACAGCGGAATGA
- a CDS encoding M20/M25/M40 family metallo-hydrolase: MTSIGRGLCLTVVCMALGACAKMPIATVPVAERDMIEARLMRDISVLASDEFGGREPGTLGEDLTVGFLIEEMQAAGLTSGTNDPGSAWRAPVQLVSTAPSDSQVSLNIGDQSIALDGSSGAAFTSANRLLVDNAQMIFVGYEAESIEPESIAGKVVVMLGEPGVSPRRRSRLFQANPAAIITVVENEDAIAGINRAFGRERMILASEEEKRLTAFVTHAAMQSANGADHWDALVAESRGDAFSPGPLEPTVSIDAMSNRREIASSNVLGLLPGSVPGSGAILLMGHWDHLGECSAADAGDLICNGAVDNASGIAVMLELTRRLNASGPHDRDVYVLATSAEEAGLLGAKAFAEQPPIPLNTIVAAFNFDTAAVAPAGSAVGFVGEGRTPLDPIILDVMEQGGRELGNRDFAEQFVRRQDGWVLLEEGVPAVFLSTAFSSEIVLGPYLSDDYHRPSDQIENIELGGAIDDLLLHQELVERFASTARYPASEQ, from the coding sequence ATGACCTCGATCGGTCGCGGCCTTTGTCTGACGGTGGTCTGCATGGCGCTTGGCGCTTGTGCAAAGATGCCGATTGCCACCGTACCGGTGGCCGAACGCGACATGATCGAAGCCCGTTTGATGCGCGACATTTCCGTGTTGGCCAGCGATGAGTTTGGCGGACGCGAACCGGGGACATTGGGAGAGGATTTAACGGTCGGATTTCTGATCGAAGAGATGCAGGCCGCCGGTTTGACATCGGGTACGAACGATCCAGGCAGCGCGTGGCGTGCGCCCGTCCAATTGGTCAGCACCGCGCCTAGCGACAGCCAGGTTTCGTTGAATATTGGTGATCAATCCATCGCGTTGGATGGTTCATCAGGGGCCGCATTTACATCGGCAAACCGCTTGCTGGTTGATAACGCTCAGATGATCTTTGTAGGTTATGAGGCGGAAAGCATCGAACCGGAATCGATAGCGGGCAAAGTGGTCGTCATGTTGGGAGAGCCCGGCGTTAGCCCCAGACGGCGATCCCGTTTGTTTCAGGCCAATCCCGCCGCGATCATCACCGTGGTTGAAAACGAAGACGCGATTGCGGGTATCAACCGCGCGTTTGGACGCGAACGGATGATCCTTGCCAGCGAGGAAGAAAAACGCCTCACTGCGTTTGTAACGCATGCCGCCATGCAATCGGCCAATGGCGCGGACCATTGGGATGCCTTGGTCGCGGAATCGCGCGGCGACGCGTTTTCACCCGGTCCATTGGAGCCAACCGTTTCCATCGATGCGATGTCCAATCGACGCGAAATCGCCAGCTCCAATGTATTGGGATTGCTACCCGGATCGGTGCCCGGGTCGGGCGCCATATTGTTGATGGGGCATTGGGATCATTTGGGCGAATGCAGCGCCGCCGATGCCGGTGATCTGATTTGCAACGGCGCGGTCGACAACGCCAGCGGCATTGCCGTCATGCTCGAACTAACACGCCGTTTGAACGCCAGCGGGCCGCATGATCGCGACGTTTACGTGCTGGCGACCAGCGCCGAGGAAGCCGGGTTGCTCGGCGCAAAAGCGTTTGCAGAACAACCGCCTATCCCACTCAACACGATCGTTGCCGCGTTCAATTTTGACACCGCGGCGGTCGCGCCCGCTGGCAGCGCGGTCGGCTTTGTTGGGGAAGGGCGCACACCGCTCGATCCCATCATCCTTGATGTGATGGAACAAGGGGGCCGGGAATTGGGCAATCGCGATTTCGCCGAACAATTCGTGCGCCGGCAAGATGGATGGGTGTTGTTGGAAGAAGGCGTTCCAGCGGTGTTCTTGTCCACCGCTTTCAGCTCAGAAATCGTGCTGGGTCCGTATCTATCGGACGATTACCATCGACCGTCAGACCAGATTGAAAATATCGAATTGGGCGGGGCAATTGACGATCTTTTGCTGCATCAGGAATTGGTCGAACGCTTTGCCAGCACCGCGCGATACCCGGCATCAGAACAATAG
- the guaB gene encoding IMP dehydrogenase produces MEIPLGLTFDDVLLRPAESNVLPSMANTKTQLTRDIALNIPVLSSAMDTVTEADMAIVMAQLGGIGVLHRNLTVEQQSAAVRAVKRFESGMVVNPITIGPDAVLGDAQALMEQHRISGIPVTDRDGKLVGIVTNRDVRFAENPAQPVRELMTTENLATVPLGTGQEEARRLLHGRRIEKLLVVDDDYRCIGLITVKDIEKAVNYPDATKDPAGRLRVAAASTVGDAGFARTQALIDAEVDVIIIDTAHGHNQEVSRAVERAKKASSSVQVVAGNVATPEATRALIDAGADAVKVGIGPGSICTTRVVAGVGVPQLTAVMESAAEAAKSGVPVIADGGLRTSGDAAKALAAGASTVMVGSMLAGTAESPGEVFLYQGRSYKSYRGMGSVGAMARGSADRYFQQDVSALKLVPEGIEGQVPFKGPAADVIHQLVGGVKAAMGYTGSATIADLQSRAQFVRITNAGLSESHVHDVAITREAPNYPTR; encoded by the coding sequence ATGGAAATCCCTCTCGGTCTCACCTTTGATGATGTTTTGCTCCGTCCTGCGGAGAGCAATGTATTGCCGAGCATGGCAAACACCAAAACACAGCTTACCCGTGATATTGCTTTGAACATTCCGGTGCTTTCATCCGCGATGGATACGGTGACAGAGGCCGATATGGCCATCGTGATGGCCCAATTGGGCGGTATTGGTGTGTTGCACCGCAATTTGACGGTGGAACAACAATCCGCCGCTGTGCGCGCGGTCAAACGTTTTGAAAGCGGCATGGTCGTCAATCCGATTACGATCGGACCCGATGCGGTTTTGGGCGATGCGCAAGCGTTGATGGAACAACACCGCATCAGCGGCATTCCCGTCACCGATCGCGATGGCAAATTGGTAGGTATCGTGACCAATCGCGACGTCCGTTTTGCCGAAAACCCAGCACAGCCGGTTCGCGAGTTGATGACGACCGAAAATCTTGCAACCGTGCCGTTGGGAACGGGCCAAGAAGAAGCGCGTCGATTGCTGCACGGGCGCCGGATTGAAAAATTGTTGGTGGTGGACGATGACTATCGCTGCATCGGCCTCATCACGGTCAAAGATATCGAAAAAGCGGTCAATTACCCGGATGCCACGAAAGACCCTGCGGGGCGTTTGCGCGTCGCCGCCGCCTCTACTGTGGGCGATGCTGGTTTTGCCCGGACACAGGCCTTGATCGACGCCGAAGTTGACGTGATCATTATCGACACCGCGCACGGCCACAACCAAGAGGTGTCGCGCGCCGTTGAACGCGCCAAGAAAGCATCAAGCTCTGTTCAAGTGGTAGCCGGTAACGTGGCCACACCCGAAGCAACCCGCGCTTTGATCGATGCGGGCGCGGATGCGGTGAAAGTGGGCATTGGCCCAGGTTCTATTTGCACCACGCGCGTCGTCGCCGGCGTTGGCGTGCCGCAATTAACCGCCGTGATGGAAAGCGCCGCCGAAGCGGCCAAATCCGGCGTCCCTGTGATTGCAGATGGCGGCCTTCGGACCAGCGGCGACGCGGCCAAGGCTCTCGCCGCTGGCGCATCGACGGTGATGGTTGGATCGATGCTTGCCGGAACAGCGGAAAGCCCCGGCGAAGTGTTCCTTTACCAAGGACGCAGCTACAAAAGCTATCGCGGTATGGGCAGCGTTGGCGCCATGGCCCGCGGCAGCGCAGATCGGTATTTCCAACAGGACGTATCCGCATTGAAGCTCGTTCCCGAAGGGATCGAAGGACAGGTTCCGTTCAAAGGCCCTGCCGCTGATGTGATCCACCAATTGGTTGGCGGTGTTAAGGCGGCCATGGGTTACACAGGGTCGGCCACAATTGCCGACCTTCAAAGCCGTGCGCAATTTGTGCGGATTACCAATGCGGGCCTTTCTGAAAGCCATGTTCACGATGTGGCGATCACGCGTGAGGCTCCGAATTACCCGACGCGTTAA
- a CDS encoding RsmB/NOP family class I SAM-dependent RNA methyltransferase, whose translation MTPSARVQAAIELLDAILEAAKVKGAPADRLISEYFKARRYAGSKDRRAVRELVYRAIRLCGPRPASGRAAMLAVARHDKEVAPLFDGSTHGPPAIGDDEKPAKTGIAVNWLAAKLTASGVDPETARSLLDRAPLDIRVNALKAHRDTIELPEDGEPLSATSALRFPSGTNIDQWPAFREGLIEIQDHGSQWVCEAVGGQSGEVIVDLCAGAGGKTLALASRLKNSATLIAADTDKRRLGNLAPRAARAGAGVDHTVLLDPGRELEALSPWLGKADRVLVDAPCSGSGTWRRNPEGRWRLDKTELERLTKLQDHVMDTGAQLVKPGGFLVFVTCSVLDEEGAHRVDEFINRHPGWHAIPATIPVGVPRGKGTRLTPLRDGTDGFFVAILQSSC comes from the coding sequence ATGACCCCATCCGCGCGAGTTCAAGCCGCAATCGAATTGCTCGACGCCATTCTGGAGGCGGCGAAGGTCAAAGGTGCGCCTGCCGACCGTTTGATCTCCGAATACTTCAAGGCGCGTCGTTACGCCGGTTCGAAAGATCGACGCGCGGTTCGCGAATTGGTCTATCGTGCGATCCGATTGTGCGGTCCTCGGCCGGCGAGCGGACGTGCCGCTATGTTGGCCGTGGCGCGGCACGACAAAGAAGTGGCTCCTTTGTTCGATGGTTCGACCCACGGGCCCCCGGCAATTGGCGACGATGAAAAGCCTGCGAAAACCGGGATCGCTGTGAATTGGCTCGCCGCGAAATTGACCGCATCGGGTGTAGATCCAGAAACCGCGCGGTCATTGTTGGACCGTGCACCGTTGGATATTCGCGTGAACGCTTTGAAAGCGCATCGCGACACAATCGAATTGCCTGAAGACGGTGAACCGCTTTCTGCGACCAGCGCCCTTCGGTTCCCATCGGGGACCAATATTGATCAATGGCCCGCATTCCGCGAAGGGCTCATCGAAATTCAGGATCACGGCAGCCAATGGGTTTGCGAAGCGGTCGGCGGGCAATCCGGCGAAGTCATTGTGGACCTGTGCGCGGGTGCCGGGGGCAAAACCCTCGCTCTGGCAAGTCGTCTCAAGAATTCTGCCACCCTGATTGCGGCTGACACGGACAAACGCCGATTGGGCAATCTGGCGCCGCGCGCCGCGCGCGCAGGGGCCGGGGTTGATCACACGGTTCTGCTTGATCCGGGCAGAGAATTGGAAGCGTTGTCGCCGTGGCTTGGCAAAGCTGATCGCGTTCTGGTCGACGCGCCGTGTTCCGGCAGCGGGACATGGCGGCGCAATCCAGAGGGGCGATGGCGGCTCGACAAAACAGAGTTGGAGCGCCTGACCAAGCTTCAGGATCACGTGATGGACACTGGTGCGCAATTGGTGAAGCCGGGCGGGTTCTTGGTGTTCGTGACATGCTCTGTCTTGGACGAAGAGGGCGCGCATCGCGTCGATGAGTTCATAAACCGTCACCCAGGATGGCATGCCATCCCTGCGACCATTCCGGTTGGTGTGCCGCGCGGCAAAGGCACCCGCCTAACACCTTTGCGCGATGGCACCGATGGATTTTTTGTCGCCATCCTTCAATCGAGCTGTTAG